In Lacrimispora indolis DSM 755, a genomic segment contains:
- a CDS encoding response regulator transcription factor yields the protein MKRVLIVDDEFLVRMGLKMTLDWKSYGYEIAAEASSAEEALEIMEREPIDILMTDIKMQGMNGLDLIERAKTKYSDIQSVIFTNHDDFNFARRAMEMGAEKYILKSEISPDSLLSSLVNLSGESEASYRKGHSVKKMEEKYLDEQLLKLNLSGVQETVSDYPYSDRMFCEASYMIMIGHCSINSLPDGSVSMLIETVMNLVSKFFCHSIARYVILKDLLCFGVIYHDERNEYPKELMEDRGASIIKNTVQYFNADINLGISRAGTKERFPQMFQEAESARLKGFFHNGSVWTYDELLNPSRGEYIRVSARKVKELMEKEDKDPLAEYMNSIFRKLKEGGDYRMVTEVFIDLLSISKSLIENYDTRDIPGLNPVKFEYHNLYAISHMNHVQMYVMDVYMAIWDFLHNRKSPYSGLIRECIGFIEENYSQNITLDNAAAAVNISSSYLSFIFKQETGINFSVYLTNYRIEMSKRLILKSNLKIYEIAEQVGFGSPYYFSKVFKEIVGMTCKEFKNRV from the coding sequence ATGAAACGGGTATTGATTGTGGATGATGAATTTTTGGTCCGGATGGGACTTAAGATGACCCTGGACTGGAAATCCTACGGGTATGAGATTGCGGCAGAGGCCAGCAGTGCAGAAGAAGCTCTGGAGATCATGGAGCGTGAACCGATTGACATTCTGATGACTGATATCAAAATGCAGGGGATGAACGGTCTGGATTTAATTGAGAGGGCAAAAACAAAATATTCGGACATCCAGTCCGTTATATTTACGAATCATGATGATTTTAATTTTGCACGGCGGGCCATGGAAATGGGGGCGGAAAAGTATATTTTAAAGTCAGAGATTTCACCGGACAGCCTGCTGTCATCTCTGGTCAATTTATCAGGCGAATCGGAAGCATCATACCGCAAGGGACATTCTGTAAAGAAGATGGAAGAAAAATATTTGGATGAGCAGCTGCTTAAGCTGAATCTCTCCGGTGTACAGGAGACTGTTTCTGATTATCCATATTCTGACCGTATGTTTTGTGAAGCATCTTACATGATTATGATAGGCCACTGCAGCATTAATTCCCTGCCGGACGGGTCAGTCAGCATGCTGATTGAAACAGTCATGAATCTGGTTTCCAAATTTTTTTGCCACAGCATTGCCAGGTATGTAATTTTAAAGGATCTTCTTTGTTTTGGGGTCATATATCATGATGAACGGAATGAATATCCAAAAGAGCTGATGGAGGACAGGGGAGCATCAATTATTAAGAATACAGTTCAGTATTTTAATGCGGACATCAACCTTGGAATCAGCAGAGCCGGAACAAAAGAACGTTTCCCTCAGATGTTTCAGGAGGCGGAAAGCGCACGGCTGAAGGGCTTTTTTCATAACGGCAGTGTTTGGACATACGATGAGCTGTTGAATCCGTCCAGAGGAGAGTATATCCGGGTCAGTGCCAGGAAAGTAAAAGAGCTGATGGAAAAGGAGGACAAGGATCCGTTGGCCGAGTATATGAATTCCATTTTCCGTAAGCTGAAAGAAGGCGGGGATTACCGAATGGTGACCGAGGTATTTATTGACCTGCTTTCAATCTCCAAATCCCTGATCGAAAATTACGATACCAGGGATATTCCCGGACTGAACCCGGTAAAGTTTGAGTATCACAATCTTTATGCAATCTCCCATATGAATCATGTTCAGATGTATGTAATGGATGTGTACATGGCAATCTGGGACTTTTTACATAACAGGAAGAGCCCATACAGCGGGCTGATCAGGGAGTGCATTGGTTTTATTGAAGAGAACTATTCTCAGAATATTACTTTGGACAATGCGGCGGCAGCGGTGAATATCAGCAGCAGCTACTTGTCGTTTATTTTTAAGCAGGAAACCGGAATCAATTTCAGTGTGTATCTGACAAATTACCGGATTGAAATGTCAAAAAGGCTGATTCTTAAATCCAATCTGAAAATATATGAAATTGCAGAGCAGGTTGGCTTTGGAAGTCCCTATTATTTCAGCAAGGTGTTTAAAGAGATCGTAGGGATGACTTGCAAAGAGTTTAAGAACCGTGTATAG